In Phenylobacterium hankyongense, the sequence GGTGATGTAGCGAACCAAGCTGCGCAGTACGCGTTGACGTGGCCTTGGGGCCACCCACTCTCTAAAACACGCCAGACCCGTATCCCGGAGTTCCGATGCTGCCTGCTCCCCGCGCCGACCTGATCGCCAACACCTTCGATTACGAGGTCCTCCCGCTGGTGAAGGCCACCGGCTTCCGCGAATACGACGCGCGCTGGCTGTTCGGGCCGGAGATCAACCTGCTGGGCGTCCAGGCGCTGGGCCTGGGGCTCGGCACCTATATCCACGAGCTCGGCCAGAAGCGGATCGTGGTCGGCCACGACTACCGGTCCTATTCGCTGTCCATCAAGCAGGCCCTGACCATCGGCCTGGTGGCGGCCGGCTGCGAGGTGATCGACATCGGCCTGGCGACCTCGCCGATGGCCTATTTCGCCCAGTTCGACCTCGACGCGCCGTGCGTGGCCATGGTCACCGCCAGCCACAACGAGAACGGCTGGACCGGCGTGAAGATGGGCGCCCAGCGCCCGCTGACCTTCGGCCCCGACGAGATGGGCCGGCTGAAGGAGATCGTGCTCGGCGGGACCTGGAAGCAGCGGCCGGACGGCTCGGTCGCCCAGGTCGACGGCGTGCGCGAACGCTACATCGCCGACGCCGCCAGCCGCGCCGGCATCAGGCGGCCGCTGAAGGTGGTCTGCGCCTGCGGCAACGGCACGGCCGGCGCCTTTGCGCCCGAAGCCCTGCGGCGGATGGGCGTGGCGGTGGTCTACGAGATGGACTGCAAGCTCGACTGGAACTTCCCGAAGTACAACCCGAACCCCGAAGACGCCGCCATGCTGCACGAGATGGCCAAGGCGGTGCGCGAGTTCGGCGCCGACCTGGCGCTCGGCTTCGACGGCGACGGCGACCGCTGCGGGGTGGTGGACGACGAGGGCGAGGAGATCTTCGCCGACAAGATCGGGCTGATGCTCGCCCGCGACCTGTCCTACCTGCACAAGGACGCCACCTTCGTGGTCGACGTGAAGTCGACCGGCCTGTTCGCCACCGACGAGGTGCTGAAGGCGAACGGCGCCAACACCGTCTACTGGAAGACCGGCCACTCCTACATCAAGCGCAAGACCGCCGAGCTGGGCGCCCTGGCCGGGTTCGAGAAGAGCGGCCACTTCTTCTTCAACCCGCCGATCGGCCGCGGCTATGACGACGGCATCGTCGCCGCCGCCGCCATCCTGGCGATGCTGGACCGCAACCCGGACAAGAAGCTCTCCGACCTGAAGCGGGCCCTGCCGGTCGCCTACACCTCCCTGACCATGAGCCCGCACGTCGCCGACGAGGTGAAGTACGGCCTGGTGGACGAGGTGGTCGCCGAATACACCGCCCTGCGCGACGCCGGCGGGACCATCCTGGGCCGCAAGATCGTCGACCTGATCACCGTCAACGGCGTCCGCGTGGCGCTGGAGGACGGCTCCTGGGTGCTGGTGCGCGCCTCCTCCAACAAGCCGGAGATCGTCGTGGTGGTGGAGAGCCAGCGCAGCGAGGACGACATGCGCGCCCTGTTCCGCGAGGAAGTGAAGCCGCGCCTGGCGAAGCGGCCGGAAGTCGGCGCCTACAACCAGGAAATCTGAGGCCTGGTTTTTGCCGGCCTGCGGCGGCGCAGCTGTTGTTTCGGCCCTCGCCGCGTGGTGAAAGGCCTCGGTTGTTTGGGGGATGACGCATGCACGTGGCGATGATCGGGACAGGCTATGTGGGCCTGGTCAGCGGCGCCTGTTTCGCCGACTTCGGCCACACGGTGACCTGCATCGACAAGGACGCCGGCAAGATCGAGCGCCTGAAGGCCGGCGGCATTCCGATCTATGAGCCGGGGCTGGACCTGCTGGTGGCCAGCAACGTCAAGGCCGGGCGGCTGTTCTTCTCCACCGACGCGGCCGAGGCCGTGAAGGACGCGGACGCGGTGTTCATCGCGGTGGGCACGCCCTCGCGCCGCGGCGACGGCCACGCCGACCTGTCCTACGTCCATGCCGCCGCCGAGGAGATCGCCGGCCTGCTGGACGGCTTCACCGTCGTGGTCACCAAGTCGACCGTGCCGGTGGGCACCGGCGACGAGATCGAGGCCATCATCAAGGAAACGCGCCCCGACGCCGACGTGGCCGTGGTCTCCAACCCGGAGTTCCTGCGCGAGGGCGCGGCGATCGAGGACTTCAAGCGCCCAGACCGGGTGGTGGTGGGCACGCAGGACGAGCGGGCCAAGGCGGTGATGCGCGAGCTCTACCGGCCGCTCTACCTCAACGAGACGCCGATCCTGTTCACCAGCCGCCGCACCAGCGAGCTGATCAAGTACGCCGCCAACGCGTTCCTGGCGATGAAGATCACCTTCATCAACGAGGTCGCCGACCTCTGCGAAGCCGTCGGCGCCGACGTCCAGCAGGTGGCGCGCGGCATCGGCCTGGACGGCCGCATCGGCGGCAAGTTCCTGAACGCCGGCCCGGGCTACGGCGGCTCCTGCTTCCCGAAGGACACGCTGGCCCTGGTGCGCACCGCCCGCGCCGCCGGCTCGCCGGTCGAGCTGATCGAGACCACGGTGAAGGTCAATGACGCGCGCAAGAAGGCCATGGCTGCGAAGGTCAGCCGCGCGGTCGCCGGCGACCTCGCGGGCAAGACGGTGGGGGTGCTGGGCCTGACCTTCAAGCCAAACACCGACGACATGCGCGACGCCCCGGCGCTGGACATCGTGCCGGCCCTGCAGGCCCAGGGCGCCAAGGTGCAGGCCTTCGATCCGGAGGGCCACGAGGCGCAGACGATGCTGACCGGGGTGGACTTCAAGGCCAACCCCTACGACGTGGCCGAAGGCGCCGACGTGCTGGTGATCATCACCGAATGGGACCAGTTCCGGGCGCTCGACCTCGACCGCATCAAGCTGCTGATGAACAAGCCGGTGCTGGTCGACCTCAGGAACATCTACAAGCCGGAAGACATGCAGGCCCGCGGCTTCCTCTATACGAGCGTCGGCCGGGCGTAAGCGGGCGGCGACGCTCGCCTGCCCGGGATCGTCAGAAGCCGGACGAACTCACCCGCAGCAGGAACTGGCCGATCCACAGGGCGCCCGCCCAGAAGGCGACAGCCAGGAAGACGACGAAGGCCAGGCAGGCGATGGAGCTTACGCTCCTGCCCAGCGGCCGCGTCGGACCTCCGAAGGCGAGGTTGCGCCGCATGTTTCCTCCGATCTCTTTTTCGAGTCCGCGCCGGTCGAGCGCCGCGGAGGAGTCGAGACTGACATAACCGTTAACGCTTGGGTAGGGTTGCCGCCGCGCCTCAGGAGGCCTGCTCGGCCCGCGCCCGCAGGTAGGCGTGCAGGGCCGCGATCTCCTCGTGGCTGAGGACGTTGAAACGGGCCGGTGCGATCTCCGACATCAGGCCGAGCTTGCGGTCGCCGGCGGCGATCCCGGTGCGCAGCAGCCGCTCGAAGTCGTTCAGGTCGTAGGCCCCGGCGATGGCGAGGTCCGGCGACTTCACCAGGGCGCTGCCCTTCAGCTCGGGGCCGTGGCACTCGACGCAGGCGCGGGCCACCGCCCGGCCCTGGGCGTGCTCCGGGCCGAGGTCCGGCAGGTCGAGGCCGCCATTGGCCTTGAGCGTCGCCGGCTCGGAGTGGAACTTGCCGAGCAGCACGGCGAGGCGCCCCACCGGTCCGACCTGCAGCCGCGGCTGGCGGGCCCCCGTGGGCGGGACGCTGCGCAGATAGGCCAGCAGGTCGGCCGTCTCGGCGTCGGAGAACTTGGAAAAGGCGCTCGACGGCATGATCCACAGGGGCCGGCCGTCGGCGGCGACGCCATGGCGGATCGCCCGGGCGAGCTGGGCGTCGGACTGCTGGGCGGCGGCCAGGGTCAGGTTCGGCGCCCAGGCCCGCACCATCGCCGGATCGTCGTGGAACAGCTTCCCGGACAGATCCTTGCCGTGGCAGTCGTGGCAGCCGGAGACCGTCGCCAGCCGACGGCCGCGCTCGACGGCGCCGGGGTCGTTGGCCGCAACGATGGCGGGCGTCGGACCGGGCCGCGGCGGCATGCGAATCATCACCTCGCTGGCCGCGAAGCCGCCCAAGGCCACGAACGCCGCCCCGACCACAGGGGCGCCGGCGCCATAGGCCAGCCTCTTCAGAACACGCTTCATCATCCCCTCCCCAGCTTCCGACGCCGGCCTTCGCAGACCGACGTTCGCGGATCGGGGGGATTAATCGGCGCCCGGGCGGGCCGCAATCAGCGCTATTGCAGGAGGGGTCTGCGGGTTTGCAGAATCCCTAGGCGGCGGCCTTCTTCACCGCCCCGGCGATCTCCTTGACCACCTGGCTGACCAGCTTGGCGTCGTCGCCCTCGGCCATGATGCGGATCAGGGGCTCGGTGCCGGAGGCGCGGACCACGATCCGGCCCGAGCCGTTGAGCTTCTGTTCGGCGTCGGCGATGACCACCTTCACCTGGTCGCTTTCCAGCGGTTTGCCGCCGCCGAAGCGGACGTTCTCCAGCAGTTGCGGCACCGGCTCGAACTGGCGCGCCAGCGCGCTCATCGGCTTGTCGGAGTCCTTCAGCACCGCCAGCACCTGCAGGGCGGCCAGCAGGCCGTCGCCGGTGGTGGCGAAGTCGCGCAGGATGATGTGGCCGGACTGTTCGCCGCCCAGGTTGAAGCCGCCCTCGCGCATCTTGGCCATCACGTAGCGGTCGCCGACCTGCGTCCGCTCCAGGGTCAGGCTGCGGGACTTGAGGAACCGCTCGAGGCCCAGGTTGGACATCACCGTCGCCACCACCCCGCCGCCGGTCAGGCGGTCGCGCCTGGCCCAGTGGTCGGCGATCAGCGCCATGATCTGGTCGCCGTCGACGATCTGGCCGCGCTCGTCGCAGATCACCAGCCGGTCGGCGTCGCCGTCCAGCGCGATGCCGATGTCGGCGCGGTACTCCTTGACCATCTTCTGCATGGCCGCGGGACTGGTGGAGCCGCACTCCTCGTTGATGTTGAAGCCGTTCGGGGCGACCCCCACCGAGATCACCTCGGCGCCCAGCTCGTAGAGCGCCTCGGGCGCCACCTTGTAGGCCGCGCCGTTGGCGCAATCGATCACCACCCGCATGCCGGTGAGGTTCAGCCGCCGCGGGAAGGTGGCCTTGGCGATCTCCACGTAGCGCGCCTGGCAGTCGTCGATCCGCTGCACGCGGCCAAGGCCGGTCGGCGGGGCGAGGCCTTCGGTGAGGCCCTGGTCCATCAGCGCCTCGATCTCCAGCTCGCGCTCGTCCGACAGCTTGTAGCCGTCGGGGCCGAACAGCTTGATGCCGTTGTCGGAGAACACGTTATGCGACGCCGAGATCATCACGCCGAGGTCGGCGCGCAGGCTGCGGGTCATCATCGCCACGCCCGGGGTGGGCAGCGGCCCGAACAGCCGCACGTCCATGCCGACGCTGGTGAAGCCGGCCACCAGGGCCGGCTCGATCATGTAGCCCGACAGCCGGGTGTCCTTGCCGATCACCACCAGGTGGCGGCGGTCGTCCTTCGACATGAACAGCTTGCCGGCCGCCAGACCGACGCGGAGCGCCACCTCCGCGGTCATCGGATAGCGGTTGGCCTGGCCACGGATGCCGTCGGTGCCGAAATAGGCGCGCTTGCTCATCGATTGCTCTCGAAACGATCGGAAACTCAGATTTAGTCGACGTCGGCTTGGCGAATGCTAAAGCCGCTGCGTTACGGCCGTGGCCGCAAGGTTCGCCATTATCATAAAGGAAGCCATAGCCACATGTGCGGGATCATCGGCATCGTCGGAACCAAGCCCGTCGCCGAACGGCTCGTCGAGAGCCTCAGGCGCCTCGAATACCGGGGCTATGACTCGGCGGGCGTGGCCGCGCAGATCGACGGCAAGCTGGAGCGTCGGCGCGCGCCCGGCAAGCTGCGCGAGCTGGAGGCGGTGCTCGCCGACCACCCGCTGCCCGCCGCCACCGGCATCGGCCACACGCGCTGGGCCACCCACGGCGCCCCCACCGAGCGCAACGCCCACCCGCATATCGCCGGCCGCGTCGCGGTGGTGCACAACGGCATCATCGAGAACTTCGCCGAGCTGAAGGCCGAATTGCAGGCCAAGGGCCGCGTGTTTTCCAGCGACACCGACACCGAGGTCGTCGCCCAACTCCTCGACGAGACGCTGAACGACGGCCTGGAGCCGGTGGCGGCGTTCAAGGCGACCCTCGACCGGCTGCGCGGCGCCTACGCCCTGGCGGTGCTGGTGGGCGGCGAGCAGGAGGTCATCCTGGGCGCCCGCAACGGCCCGCCGCTGGCGGTGGGCTATGGCGACGGCGAGATGTTCGTCGGCTCCGACGGCCTGGCGCTCGGGCCCTTCACCAACCGCGTGGCCTATCTCGAGGACGGCGACTACGTGGTGGTCGACCACCACAGCGCCAAGATCTTCGACCACGCCGGCCTGCCGGCCGATCGGCCGATCAAGACGCTGGCGGCGTCGGCCGCGGTCATGGAGAAGGGCAACTACCGCCACTTCATGGAGAAGGAGATCCACGACCAGCCGGAAGGGTGCCAGCGCACCATCGCGGCCTATGTGGACACCCTCACCGACCGCACCGCCGTGCCGGGCGGCCTCGACTTCAAGGCCATCGAGCGCATCCAGATCGTCGCCTGCGGCACCTCCTACATCGCCGGCATGATGGGGAAGTACCTGATCGAGAAGCTGGCGGACCTGCCGGTGGACGTGGAGATCGCCTCGGAATTCCGCTACCGCGAGCCGGCCCTCAACGCCGGGTCGCTGGCCATCGCCATGTCGCAGTCCGGCGAGACCGCCGACACCCTGGCGGCGCTGCGCTATTGCCAGGCCAAGGGCATGAAGAGCGCGGCCATCGTCAACACGGTGGAATCCACCATCGCCCGCGAGGTCGACGTGATCTGGCCGATCCACTGCGGTCCGGAGATCGGGGTGGCGTCCACCAAGGCCTTCACCGCCCAGGTGAGCGTCCTGACGGCGCTGGCGGTGGCCGCGGCGCGGGCCCGCGGCCGGATCGACGAGGCCGAGGAGCAGCGGTTGGTCCGCGTGCTACTGGAGGCCCCGCGGCTGATCGCCGAATCCATCCAGCTGGAAGACGCCGTGCGCGGCATCGCCGTCGAGGTCGCCAAGGCCCGGGACGTGCTCTACCTGGGCCGCGGACCGATGTATCCGCTGTCGCTGGAAGGGGCGCTGAAGCTCAAGGAGATCAGCTACATCCACGCCGAGGGCTATGCCGCCGGCGAGCTGAAGCACGGCCCGATCGCGCTGGTCGACGAGCACACGCCGATCGTCATCCTGGCGCCCTTCGACAGCTACTTCGAGAAGTCAGCCTCGAACATGAGCGAGGTCATGGCCCGCGGCGGCCAGGTGGTGTTCATCACCGACCCGGACGGCGAGCGGCACGCGCCCGCCGGCGCGCGGGTGGTGGTGACGGCCCCGCGCTGCGACCCGCTGATCGCGCCCCTGGTGATGTCGGCGCCGATCCAGCTCCTGGCCTACCACGTGGCCTTGCAGAAAGGCGCGGACGTCGACCAGCCGCGGAACCTCGCCAAGTCCGTCACCGTCGAATAGGCGCGCCCTGAAACGACGACGGCCGCCCCTCGCAGGGCGGCCGTTCGCGTCGCAGACATCAGCAGAAAGTGCGGCGGCCGCCCCGCGGAGGGAGCGGCCGCACGCTACCGTCTTACTTCGGAGCCGGGGTCGTCGTGGTCGTCGTGGACGACGTGGCCGGAGCCGTGGTCGACATCGAGCCCGTGGCGGGCGCCGTCGTGGTGGTCGTGGCGTCGGCCGGAGGCGTGGTCGCGGTCGCCGAAGCGTCGGCCGGCGGGGTCGTGGTGGTCGTGGTGGTCGTGGCGCTGTCAGCCGGCGCGGTCGCGGCGGTGTCCGTCGCGGTGGTGTCGGCCTTCTTTTGGCAAGCCGAGAGGCCGGCGACGAGGACGGCGGCGACGGCGACCGAAGTCAGGATACGCAGTTTCATGGTAGGTTCCCCTGGAGGACTATCCCCCGACGAGACGGGACTCTTACACAGCTTCGTGTGTTCCCGAAATCGTGATCATGCATTCGGCGTGAATTTTTGTCGCACGAACGGTGGATTCAAGCAGAGCCGTCTTCTAGTGCGCTCTCAGGGATCGTCAGGCCGGCGTGTGCGTTTGGCGGCTAGCCTGATGCTGAAGCTTAGGGATCGGGCGCCACTCGGAGGGGTTTGATGACAAGACGCGTGCGTAAGGCGGTCCTGCCGGTGGCGGGCCTGGGGACCCGTGTGCTGCCGGGGGCGAAGACCACGCCCAAGAACCTGCTGAACGTCGTCGACCGGCCGATCCTCTCCTACATCGTGGAGGAGGCGCGCGCCGCCGGCATCGAGCACTTCGTCTTCATCGTCGGACGCGGCCAGGGCGCTATCGAGGACTATTTCGACTCCAGTCCCGAGATCGAGGCCATCCTCGAGGCCAAGGGCAAGGTCGAGATCCTGGCCGACGTGCGCCGCGACCTGCCGCAGCCCGGCCAGATGAGCTTCATCCGCCAGATGGCGCCGCTCGGCCTCGGCCACGCGGTCTGGTGCGCCCGCGACGTGATCGGCGACGAGCCGTTCGCGGTCATGCTGCCGGACATGCTGATGGCCGCCGAGCCCGCGGCGCTGGCCCAGGCGGTCAGCGCCTACGACAAGGTCGGCGGCAACATCGTGGTCGTCGAGCCCGCGCCTGAAGGCGAGGCGCACAAGTACGGGATCGTCGCCCTCGACGGCCGGGACGGCCGCCTCAACCGCATGACCGGCATGGTCGAGAAGCCGGCTCCCGGTACCGAGCCGTCGAACCTGTTCATTTCGGGCCGCTACATCCTGCAGCCGGAGATCTTCGAGATCCTGGAGACCCAGGAGCGCGGCGCCGGCGGCGAGATCCAGCTGACCGACGGCATGGCCAACCTGATGAAGGTCCAGTCCTTCCACGCCCTGGAGTACCAGGGGATCACCTACGACTGCGGCGACAAGATCGGCCTCTTGCGGGCCAACGTCGCCTTCGCCCTGCGCCGGCCGGACCTGGCGGACCAGGCGCGCGCGGCGATCCAGGCGCTCCTCCAGGCCCCTGCGGCAGGTTGACGCAGGTTGGACTTCCGAAAACAATGATCGTGCGTTAGCCCTTGCAGGGGGGATGTGCGGTTCGGGGAGTAACGATGCGCATACTCGTCCTCGGCGGCGACGGTTTCTGCGGTTGGCCGACAGCCCTTCACCTGTCGGCGCGCGGCCACGAGGTGACCGTGGTCGACAACCAGTCCCGCCGACGGATCGACGAGGAGTTGGGCGCGGGCTCGCTGACGCCCATCGCGACCATCGAGGACCGGTTGGATGCCTGGCGCGAGGTGACCGGCCGGACCATCGGCTTCCACGACATCACCGTCGGCAAGGACTACGACGCCCTGCTGGCGCTGCTGAAGGCCTGGAGCCCGGACGCGGTGGTGCATTTCGCCGAGCAGCGCGCCGCGCCCTATTCGATGAAGTCGGCCCGCCACAAGCGCTACACCGTCGACAACAACCTCAACGCCACCAACGACATCCTGGCGGCGATTGTCGAGAGCGGCCTGGATATCCATCTGGCCCACCTGGGCACCATGGGCGTCTACGGCTACGGCACCGCCGGCATGTCGATCCCGGAGGGCTACCTGACCGTGAAGGTGGAGACGCCGGACGGCTGGGCCGAGCGCGAGATCCTCTATCCGGCCAATCCCGGCTCGATCTACCACCTGACCAAGACCCAGGACGCCCTGCTCTTCCAGTTCTACGCCCGCAACGATCGGCTGCGGATCACCGACCTGCACCAGGGGATCGTCTGGGGCACCCAGACCCGGGAGACCCGGCTGGACCCGCGGCTGGTCAACCGCTTCGACTACGACGGCGACTACGGCACCGTGCTCAACCGCTTCCTGATGCAGGCGGCGGTCGGCTATCCGCTGACCGTGCACGGCCCCGGCGGCCAGACGCGGGCCTTCATCAACATCCAGGACACCGTGCGCTGCGTGGAGCTGGCGCTCTCCCATCCGCCCGAGCGCGGCGAGCGGGTGAAGGTGATGAACCAGATGACCGAATGCTGGCAGGTGCGCCAGTTGGCCCAGATGGTCGCCGGCCTGACCGGGGCGGAGGTCGCCCACCTGCCCAACCCGCGCCAGGAGGCCGACGAGAACGAGCTCTGCGTCGAGAACCGCCGGCTGCTGGGCTACGGCCTGGACCCGATCACCCTGGAGGACGGCCTGCTGATGGAGGTGGCCGAGATCGCCCGGACCTACGCCGGCCGCGCCGACCTCTCGAAGATCCCCTGCGTCTCCTGCTGGAACGCCGAGCGCGCCGCGGCGGCCGCCGGCGCCGGCCCGGAGGCGGCGGTCGCCGCCGAATAGAGTGCGGCTCCTGGTCTTCGGTTTCGGCTACGCCGCCCGCGCGCTCGCTCGCCGCCTCGCGCCGCAGGGCTGGCAGGTGGCCGCCACGGTGCGCGACGCCGCCGAGGTCGCCCGCCTCGCCGCGCAGGGCGTGGACGCCATCCCGATCGACCAGGGCGACCGCCTCGCCCAGGCGCTGGCCGCCACCGACGCCCTGCTGGTCACCGCGCCGCCGGGGCCGCAGGGGTGCCCGGCGCTGCCGCTGCTGGTTCCCGCCATGGCCCGGGCCGGCGCCTTCCCCGACTGGATCGGCTATCTCTCCACCACCGGCGTCTACGGGGACCGGCGCGGCGGCTGGGTGTTCGAGACGAGCCGGCTGGCGGCGCAGTCGGTGGAGGGCGCGCGCCGGGTGGCCGCCGAACGCGGCTGGCTGGAGGTCGGCCGCGGCATGGGACTGACGGTCACGGCCTTCCGCCTGCCGGGGATCTACGGCCCCGGCCGCTCGGCGCTCGACCGCCTGCGGGCCGGCGAGGCGCGGAGCATCGCAGCCCCGGGCCAGGTGTTCTCCCGGATCCACGTGGACGACCTCGCCGCGGGCCTGGAGGCCTCCATGGCGCGGCCGCGGGCGGGGGGCATCTACAATCTCTGCGACGACGCGCCGGCTCCGAACGGGGAAGTGGTCGCCTACGCGGCCGGGCTGCTGGGCGTGGCGCCGCCGCCGGTGGTGGCGCTGGCGGACGCCGGGCTCTCGCTCGCCGCCCAACGGTTCTACGCCGAGAGCAAGCGGGTCTCCAACGCCCGCGCCAAGGCCGAACTCGGCTGGCGGCCGGCCTATCCGACCTACCGCGAGGGCTTGCAGGCCGTGCTCGCCGCGGAGCGCTAGCCGGCGACCTCGGCCACCGCGGCGAGCAGGCGCTCGATGTCCTGCGGGCGCGACAGGCGGTGGTCGCCGTCCTTGATCAGGGTGAAGGCCACGTCGGCGCTCTTCAGGCCCTGCGTCAGCTCCAGGGCGTGGCGCCAGGGGACGTCCGGATCGTCGCCGCCCTGCAGGATGCGCACGGGGACCTCGATGGGCACGGGGCCCGGCAGGATCGACCAGCGGGCGCCGTCCTCCAGCAGGGCGCGGGTGATCGGATAGGGCTCGCCGTAGTCGGAGGGCCGCAGCCAGACGCCGTCCTGGCGCAGGGCCGCCTGGCCCTCGGGCGGGATCTCCGGGGCCATCAGCTTTTCGGTGAAATCCGGCGCCGGGGCGACCAGCACCAGGGCGCTCACCCGCTGCGGCCGGGCCATGGCCGCCAGGCAGGCGATCCAGCCGCCCATGGAGGAGCCGACCAGCACGGCGGGGCCCTCGACCAACTCGTCCAGCACCGCCAGCGCGTCCTCGCGCCAGCGGGTGATGGTCCCCTTGGCCTGGAAGTCGCCGCCGGACTCGCCATGACCCAGGTAGTCGAAGCGCAGGTACGCGCGGCCCTGCGCCAGCGCCCAGTCGGCCAGGGCTTCGGCCTTGGTCCCGGCCATGTCGGAGCGGAATCCGCCCAGCCAGACCAGCGTCGGACCGGCCCCCGCCACCTGTCGCCAGGCCAGCCGCTCGCCGTCCGGACGGCTCAGATATCCGCGCGTTTCGCTCATCCCCGCCTCTTAGCCTGCGACAGCTCGCGCGTCAGCGCTCGCCGGTGTTTACGACGGCCCGTTTCGCGCTATGCAGGAGGCGTGGCGCTTCCCCCTGACTTCACCCTTCTGCAGGTCGTCCCGGAGCTGGAAACCGGCGGCGCCGAGCAGACCACCATCGACGTGGCGCGCGCCGTCATCGAGGCCGGCGGCCGGGCTTTCGTGGCCACCCGCGGCGGGCGGATGGTGGCGCGCCTGGAGGCCGACGGCGGGCGGCTGGCGCAGATGCCCGTGCAGTCGAAGAACCCGCTGGTGATGCTGGGCAACGCCTCGCGGCTGGTGGACCTGATCCGCCGCGAGAAGGTCAGCCTGGTGCACGCCCGCTCGCGCGCCCCGGCCTTCTCGGCGCTGTGGGCCGCGCAGGCGACCCGGACCCCGTTCGTCGCCACCTACCACGGCGTCTACAAGGCCAATTCGGCGCTGAAGCGCTGGTACAACGCGGTGATGACCCGCGGCGACCTGGTGATCGCCAACTCCGACTACACCCGCGACCATGTGCTGGCCGAGCACGGCCTGGATCCGGCGAAGATCGTCAGCATTCCGCGCGGCGTCGACCTCGACCGCTTCAACCCCGGATGGGTCCCGCCGCTCCGCACCGAGGCGCTGCGCGAGGCCTGGGGGATCGCCGCCGACGACCGGCGCACGCGGTTCCTGCTGGCCGGCCGGCTGACCCGCATCAAGGGCCACCTGACGATCATCGAGGCCGCCGCGCAGATGAAGGCGGCGAGTCGCCACGACTTCCTGATCCTCTTCGCCGGCGACGACCAGGGCCGCACCGACTACGGCGCCGAGCTCACCGCCGCGATCGCCGCGGCCGGGCTGCAGGACGCGGTGAAGATCGTCGGCCACTGCGACGACATGCCGGCCGCCTACCTGCTCTGCGACGTGGC encodes:
- the glmS gene encoding glutamine--fructose-6-phosphate transaminase (isomerizing), whose product is MCGIIGIVGTKPVAERLVESLRRLEYRGYDSAGVAAQIDGKLERRRAPGKLRELEAVLADHPLPAATGIGHTRWATHGAPTERNAHPHIAGRVAVVHNGIIENFAELKAELQAKGRVFSSDTDTEVVAQLLDETLNDGLEPVAAFKATLDRLRGAYALAVLVGGEQEVILGARNGPPLAVGYGDGEMFVGSDGLALGPFTNRVAYLEDGDYVVVDHHSAKIFDHAGLPADRPIKTLAASAAVMEKGNYRHFMEKEIHDQPEGCQRTIAAYVDTLTDRTAVPGGLDFKAIERIQIVACGTSYIAGMMGKYLIEKLADLPVDVEIASEFRYREPALNAGSLAIAMSQSGETADTLAALRYCQAKGMKSAAIVNTVESTIAREVDVIWPIHCGPEIGVASTKAFTAQVSVLTALAVAAARARGRIDEAEEQRLVRVLLEAPRLIAESIQLEDAVRGIAVEVAKARDVLYLGRGPMYPLSLEGALKLKEISYIHAEGYAAGELKHGPIALVDEHTPIVILAPFDSYFEKSASNMSEVMARGGQVVFITDPDGERHAPAGARVVVTAPRCDPLIAPLVMSAPIQLLAYHVALQKGADVDQPRNLAKSVTVE
- the glmM gene encoding phosphoglucosamine mutase → MSKRAYFGTDGIRGQANRYPMTAEVALRVGLAAGKLFMSKDDRRHLVVIGKDTRLSGYMIEPALVAGFTSVGMDVRLFGPLPTPGVAMMTRSLRADLGVMISASHNVFSDNGIKLFGPDGYKLSDERELEIEALMDQGLTEGLAPPTGLGRVQRIDDCQARYVEIAKATFPRRLNLTGMRVVIDCANGAAYKVAPEALYELGAEVISVGVAPNGFNINEECGSTSPAAMQKMVKEYRADIGIALDGDADRLVICDERGQIVDGDQIMALIADHWARRDRLTGGGVVATVMSNLGLERFLKSRSLTLERTQVGDRYVMAKMREGGFNLGGEQSGHIILRDFATTGDGLLAALQVLAVLKDSDKPMSALARQFEPVPQLLENVRFGGGKPLESDQVKVVIADAEQKLNGSGRIVVRASGTEPLIRIMAEGDDAKLVSQVVKEIAGAVKKAAA
- a CDS encoding UTP--glucose-1-phosphate uridylyltransferase; its protein translation is MTRRVRKAVLPVAGLGTRVLPGAKTTPKNLLNVVDRPILSYIVEEARAAGIEHFVFIVGRGQGAIEDYFDSSPEIEAILEAKGKVEILADVRRDLPQPGQMSFIRQMAPLGLGHAVWCARDVIGDEPFAVMLPDMLMAAEPAALAQAVSAYDKVGGNIVVVEPAPEGEAHKYGIVALDGRDGRLNRMTGMVEKPAPGTEPSNLFISGRYILQPEIFEILETQERGAGGEIQLTDGMANLMKVQSFHALEYQGITYDCGDKIGLLRANVAFALRRPDLADQARAAIQALLQAPAAG
- a CDS encoding UDP-glucose dehydrogenase family protein gives rise to the protein MHVAMIGTGYVGLVSGACFADFGHTVTCIDKDAGKIERLKAGGIPIYEPGLDLLVASNVKAGRLFFSTDAAEAVKDADAVFIAVGTPSRRGDGHADLSYVHAAAEEIAGLLDGFTVVVTKSTVPVGTGDEIEAIIKETRPDADVAVVSNPEFLREGAAIEDFKRPDRVVVGTQDERAKAVMRELYRPLYLNETPILFTSRRTSELIKYAANAFLAMKITFINEVADLCEAVGADVQQVARGIGLDGRIGGKFLNAGPGYGGSCFPKDTLALVRTARAAGSPVELIETTVKVNDARKKAMAAKVSRAVAGDLAGKTVGVLGLTFKPNTDDMRDAPALDIVPALQAQGAKVQAFDPEGHEAQTMLTGVDFKANPYDVAEGADVLVIITEWDQFRALDLDRIKLLMNKPVLVDLRNIYKPEDMQARGFLYTSVGRA
- a CDS encoding phosphomannomutase/phosphoglucomutase is translated as MLPAPRADLIANTFDYEVLPLVKATGFREYDARWLFGPEINLLGVQALGLGLGTYIHELGQKRIVVGHDYRSYSLSIKQALTIGLVAAGCEVIDIGLATSPMAYFAQFDLDAPCVAMVTASHNENGWTGVKMGAQRPLTFGPDEMGRLKEIVLGGTWKQRPDGSVAQVDGVRERYIADAASRAGIRRPLKVVCACGNGTAGAFAPEALRRMGVAVVYEMDCKLDWNFPKYNPNPEDAAMLHEMAKAVREFGADLALGFDGDGDRCGVVDDEGEEIFADKIGLMLARDLSYLHKDATFVVDVKSTGLFATDEVLKANGANTVYWKTGHSYIKRKTAELGALAGFEKSGHFFFNPPIGRGYDDGIVAAAAILAMLDRNPDKKLSDLKRALPVAYTSLTMSPHVADEVKYGLVDEVVAEYTALRDAGGTILGRKIVDLITVNGVRVALEDGSWVLVRASSNKPEIVVVVESQRSEDDMRALFREEVKPRLAKRPEVGAYNQEI
- a CDS encoding c-type cytochrome, producing MKRVLKRLAYGAGAPVVGAAFVALGGFAASEVMIRMPPRPGPTPAIVAANDPGAVERGRRLATVSGCHDCHGKDLSGKLFHDDPAMVRAWAPNLTLAAAQQSDAQLARAIRHGVAADGRPLWIMPSSAFSKFSDAETADLLAYLRSVPPTGARQPRLQVGPVGRLAVLLGKFHSEPATLKANGGLDLPDLGPEHAQGRAVARACVECHGPELKGSALVKSPDLAIAGAYDLNDFERLLRTGIAAGDRKLGLMSEIAPARFNVLSHEEIAALHAYLRARAEQAS